A single genomic interval of Bradyrhizobium japonicum USDA 6 harbors:
- a CDS encoding oxygenase MpaB family protein — protein sequence MVSGNDLELALDKVRADAAGPVAGVFGPDTVTWRIDREAVIFLGAGRALLLQLAHPWVAAAIAEHSRTLADPIGRFHRTFDIVFAMVFGSLDRAQLSSRQLHRRHSMIVGEMPETVGPFAAGSRYCANDIPSLRWVHATLVETAVMAHDLVLPPLSVEERERYWRESRKFGALFGLTADDLPADWSGFVAYTAAMAQSETLTVSPAAREIAAQILGGARPWLRPPRWYRALTARMLPERLRAGFGFEFDERDKRAADNALKWIRRVYPKLPDRLRYVGPYQEAQARLRGEPQPDWMTRCLNRAWIGRPQMDVHGKG from the coding sequence TTGGTATCCGGGAACGATCTGGAATTGGCCCTTGATAAGGTCCGCGCTGACGCGGCGGGACCGGTTGCCGGCGTGTTCGGTCCTGACACGGTGACCTGGCGGATCGACCGGGAGGCCGTCATCTTTCTCGGCGCCGGCCGCGCGCTGTTGTTGCAGCTGGCGCATCCCTGGGTCGCGGCCGCCATCGCGGAGCATTCGCGCACCCTTGCCGATCCGATCGGCCGCTTCCATCGCACCTTCGACATCGTCTTTGCCATGGTGTTCGGCTCGCTCGACCGGGCGCAGTTGTCGTCCCGGCAATTGCATCGGCGCCACAGCATGATCGTCGGCGAGATGCCCGAGACCGTCGGTCCGTTCGCGGCGGGCTCGCGCTACTGCGCCAACGACATTCCGTCGCTGCGCTGGGTTCATGCGACGCTGGTCGAGACCGCGGTGATGGCGCATGACCTGGTCCTGCCGCCGCTCTCAGTGGAGGAGCGCGAGCGCTACTGGCGCGAGAGCCGGAAGTTCGGCGCCTTGTTCGGACTGACGGCGGACGATTTGCCCGCGGACTGGTCCGGCTTTGTGGCCTACACCGCGGCGATGGCGCAGTCGGAGACGCTGACCGTCAGTCCGGCGGCGCGCGAGATCGCCGCGCAGATCCTTGGTGGCGCCCGTCCGTGGCTGCGGCCACCGCGATGGTATCGCGCGCTCACGGCGAGGATGTTGCCGGAGCGCCTGCGAGCGGGCTTCGGGTTTGAATTCGACGAGCGCGACAAGAGGGCAGCCGACAATGCGCTGAAATGGATCAGGCGCGTCTATCCGAAATTGCCGGACCGGCTGCGCTATGTCGGTCCCTACCAGGAAGCGCAGGCACGGCTGCGGGGCGAGCCGCAGCCCGACTGGATGACCCGGTGTCTCAATCGCGCCTGGATCGGGCGGCCGCAAATGGATGTGCACGGGAAGGGGTGA
- a CDS encoding DUF3734 domain-containing protein gives MNGMQDNGQRKSMDLPGQVVLVLQGGGALGSYQAGVYQALHEAGIEPDWIIGTSIGAINASLIAGNAPEHRLARLREFWKRMEQTPVWDWRAAFPGFNEKLAYWSTVTHGIPGFFRPNALAHAGDSYPLGADHAGFYSTAPLEKTLSELVDFDLANRCAPRLTVGAAHVGTSEMRYFDSRDGELTVKHVMASGALPPAFPAVRIDGELYWDGGILSNTPTEAVFDDNPRRDSLIFSVHLWNPVGAEPTTMAEVLNRHKDVQYSSRIASQIMRQQQAHRLRHVINQLVARLPESERNDPAVRELMSYGCPTRMHVVRLLAPQLERETHTKDIDFSPSGITRRWHAGYAHTKSVLARKPWIGDFDPLAGVVLHEHMDEMPMAAE, from the coding sequence ATGAACGGCATGCAGGACAACGGGCAACGAAAGAGTATGGACCTGCCGGGTCAGGTCGTCCTGGTGCTTCAGGGCGGCGGCGCGCTAGGCTCGTACCAGGCCGGCGTTTACCAGGCGCTCCACGAGGCCGGCATCGAGCCGGACTGGATCATCGGCACCTCGATCGGCGCCATCAATGCGAGCCTCATTGCGGGCAACGCGCCGGAGCACCGGCTGGCGCGCTTGAGGGAGTTCTGGAAGCGGATGGAGCAAACGCCGGTCTGGGACTGGCGCGCCGCGTTTCCCGGCTTCAACGAGAAGCTGGCCTATTGGTCGACCGTGACCCACGGCATTCCAGGTTTCTTCCGCCCCAATGCGCTGGCGCATGCCGGGGATTCCTATCCGCTGGGCGCCGATCACGCCGGCTTCTATTCGACCGCGCCGCTGGAGAAGACGCTGAGCGAGCTGGTCGATTTCGATCTCGCCAATCGCTGCGCGCCGCGACTGACGGTCGGTGCGGCCCATGTCGGCACCAGCGAAATGCGCTATTTCGACAGCCGCGACGGCGAACTGACGGTGAAGCATGTCATGGCTTCGGGCGCGCTGCCGCCGGCCTTCCCGGCGGTGCGCATCGATGGCGAGCTCTATTGGGACGGCGGCATCCTGTCGAACACGCCGACGGAGGCCGTGTTCGACGACAATCCACGCAGGGATTCGCTGATCTTCTCCGTGCATCTGTGGAATCCCGTCGGCGCCGAGCCGACCACGATGGCGGAGGTCTTGAACCGCCATAAGGACGTGCAGTACTCCAGCCGCATCGCGAGCCAGATCATGCGGCAGCAGCAGGCCCATCGCCTGCGCCACGTCATCAACCAGCTTGTCGCGCGGTTGCCCGAGAGCGAGCGCAACGATCCCGCGGTGAGGGAGTTGATGAGCTACGGCTGTCCGACCCGCATGCATGTGGTGCGGCTGCTGGCGCCGCAGCTAGAGCGCGAGACCCACACCAAGGACATCGACTTCAGCCCGTCAGGCATCACGCGGCGCTGGCATGCGGGCTATGCTCACACGAAATCGGTGTTGGCGCGAAAGCCGTGGATCGGCGACTTCGATCCGCTCGCCGGCGTGGTGCTGCACGAGCATATGGACGAGATGCCGATGGCGGCGGAGTAG
- a CDS encoding LysR family transcriptional regulator → MEMHQVRYFLAVAQLLNFTRAAEECNVTQPSLTRAIKQLEAELGGDLFRRERPAAQLTELGQRMHPLLKQCYDAAAGARSLASSFKSGEIGALRIALTHSIDLALLIPHLNEIRRQFNRLEFHFLRGSSREVAEFLKKGEAELGIAAEIDEAWERLDVWPLFTETFDLVVSREHRLAGHDTIEPDDLRAEQLLGRNYCEHSRRISASLREHGIDVDHGHEISSERDLIELVEADIGVAMMPHTSPVPDSLKRTAVAGLDARRTVSLYGVAGRQRTAVANAVMRLLRGADWREIAG, encoded by the coding sequence ATGGAAATGCACCAGGTCCGCTATTTCCTCGCGGTGGCGCAGCTCTTGAATTTCACGCGCGCCGCCGAGGAATGCAACGTGACGCAGCCCTCGCTGACGCGCGCGATCAAGCAGCTCGAGGCCGAGCTCGGCGGCGACCTGTTTCGCCGCGAGCGCCCGGCGGCCCAATTGACCGAGCTCGGCCAGCGCATGCATCCGCTGTTGAAGCAGTGTTATGATGCCGCCGCCGGCGCACGCTCGCTCGCCTCCTCGTTCAAGAGTGGAGAGATCGGTGCGCTGCGCATCGCGCTGACGCATTCGATCGACCTCGCGCTGCTCATTCCGCATCTCAACGAGATCAGGCGCCAGTTCAACCGGCTCGAATTCCATTTCCTGCGTGGCTCGAGCCGCGAGGTCGCGGAATTCCTGAAGAAAGGCGAAGCCGAGCTCGGCATTGCCGCCGAGATCGACGAGGCCTGGGAGCGGCTCGACGTCTGGCCGCTGTTCACCGAGACGTTCGATCTCGTCGTCAGCCGGGAGCACCGCCTCGCCGGTCACGATACGATCGAGCCGGACGATTTGCGCGCGGAGCAATTGCTCGGCCGCAATTATTGCGAACATTCCCGGCGCATCTCCGCGAGCCTGCGCGAACACGGCATCGACGTCGATCACGGCCACGAGATTTCGAGCGAGCGCGACCTGATCGAACTGGTCGAGGCCGATATCGGCGTCGCCATGATGCCGCACACCTCGCCGGTACCGGACAGCCTCAAGCGTACCGCAGTCGCCGGGCTCGACGCGCGCCGCACGGTCAGCCTCTACGGCGTGGCAGGCCGCCAGCGCACGGCGGTCGCCAACGCCGTAATGCGCCTGCTGCGCGGCGCGGACTGGCGGGAAATTGCGGGGTAA
- a CDS encoding peroxiredoxin-like family protein — translation MTSLSPADAEQLKLAFLRCRDMEGTLNDQLRAYADASREVFPAYGEAVDRLVVRLNGNGGGETAPRPGDAMPPFMLPDEGGRLVALPALLARGPVAVMFFRGHWCPYCRLNMRAVVQAEVRIRAMGAQIVAIMPETQEYTQQLKSGSGAPFPILTDLDNGYALSLNLAICLGAEIQDLLSYQDMAKFHGNDGWMLPIPAVFVVGRDGLVKARFVDPDFRKRMEIDDLLEALEDASRER, via the coding sequence ATGACGTCTCTTTCGCCAGCCGACGCCGAGCAGCTCAAGCTTGCCTTCCTGCGCTGCCGCGACATGGAGGGCACGCTGAACGACCAACTCCGCGCCTATGCCGACGCCAGCCGTGAGGTCTTCCCGGCCTATGGCGAGGCGGTTGATCGCCTGGTGGTGCGATTGAACGGCAACGGCGGCGGCGAGACCGCGCCGCGTCCGGGCGATGCGATGCCGCCGTTCATGCTGCCTGACGAAGGCGGACGTCTCGTCGCGCTGCCTGCTCTGCTGGCGCGCGGCCCGGTCGCGGTGATGTTCTTTCGCGGGCACTGGTGTCCATATTGCCGCCTCAACATGAGGGCGGTGGTCCAGGCCGAGGTGCGCATCAGAGCGATGGGGGCGCAGATTGTCGCAATCATGCCGGAGACGCAGGAATACACCCAACAGCTCAAATCGGGCTCCGGAGCGCCGTTTCCGATCCTGACTGATCTCGACAACGGCTATGCGCTGTCGCTCAATCTCGCAATCTGCCTCGGCGCCGAGATCCAGGATCTGCTGTCGTACCAGGACATGGCGAAGTTTCACGGCAACGACGGATGGATGCTACCGATTCCGGCCGTGTTCGTCGTCGGCCGCGACGGATTGGTGAAAGCGCGCTTCGTCGACCCTGATTTTCGCAAGCGCATGGAGATCGACGATCTGCTCGAGGCGCTCGAAGACGCGAGCCGCGAGCGTTGA
- a CDS encoding cupin domain-containing protein has protein sequence MSRHLTVSRVVWAGVAVLGALTFATPVFAGECPADKIKPNAHQMVDTKPVGVTDVTLGAIDLGKQPAHIEGRELRFRRLTIEPGGIVPWHSHDDRPALIFVQQGEIVEYASNCVDPIVHKAGDIRPEVFGTSHWWKNLGKETVILYVGDVRRDPNDHHM, from the coding sequence ATGTCCAGGCATCTCACAGTGTCGCGCGTGGTTTGGGCAGGCGTCGCCGTTCTCGGGGCGCTGACATTTGCAACGCCGGTTTTCGCCGGCGAGTGCCCGGCCGACAAGATCAAGCCGAATGCGCATCAGATGGTCGACACCAAGCCGGTCGGCGTCACCGACGTCACGCTCGGCGCGATCGACCTCGGCAAGCAGCCGGCGCATATCGAAGGCCGCGAACTGCGCTTCCGCAGGCTGACGATCGAACCCGGCGGCATCGTTCCCTGGCACAGCCATGACGATCGCCCGGCCCTGATCTTCGTGCAGCAAGGCGAGATCGTCGAATACGCCTCCAACTGCGTCGATCCGATCGTGCACAAGGCCGGCGACATCCGTCCTGAAGTGTTCGGCACCTCGCACTGGTGGAAGAACCTCGGCAAGGAGACGGTCATTCTCTATGTCGGCGATGTCCGCAGGGATCCCAACGACCATCACATGTAA
- a CDS encoding MFS transporter — MTDLTAPIKPGALTMDAHSPGLALRSLVIGLTAFLTVVDLFATQAILPSLTRHYGVTPAAMGFAVNASTFGMAIASLVVGFFSPHINPRTGILLSLTLLAVPTSLLASAPNLAVFTALRVAQGLCMASAFALTLAYLGEQCSAMDAGGAFAAYITGNVASNLVGRLVSAAVADSLGLAWNFYVFAALNLAGAVLVYFTIRRVQPMRAMMPAASPLEATIAHWRNPRLRAAFGIGFCILFAFIGTFTFVNFVLVRPPLSLGMMDLGLVYFVFLPSVVTTLLAGKVASRLGTRPTIWGSLVVAGLGLPLMLAPHLGEVLTGMVLVGVGTFFAQAAATGFVGQAATGSRGVASGAYLACYFCGGLVGTAVLGRLFDSFGWHACVAGVGIALAAAALLTFSLKR; from the coding sequence ATGACTGATCTCACCGCTCCCATCAAACCGGGCGCGCTGACCATGGATGCGCATTCCCCGGGTCTCGCGCTTCGCTCGCTCGTGATCGGGCTCACCGCATTCCTGACCGTCGTCGATCTGTTCGCGACCCAGGCGATCCTGCCCTCCCTGACGCGCCACTACGGCGTCACGCCCGCAGCGATGGGTTTTGCCGTCAATGCCAGCACCTTCGGCATGGCGATAGCCAGCCTCGTCGTCGGCTTCTTCAGCCCGCACATCAACCCGCGCACCGGCATCCTGCTCAGCCTGACGCTGCTGGCGGTCCCCACCAGCCTGCTGGCGTCCGCGCCGAACCTTGCCGTCTTCACCGCCTTGCGGGTCGCGCAGGGGCTGTGCATGGCGTCCGCCTTCGCGCTCACGCTGGCCTATCTCGGCGAGCAATGCAGCGCCATGGACGCCGGCGGCGCCTTTGCCGCCTACATCACCGGCAATGTCGCCAGCAACCTCGTCGGCCGGCTGGTCTCGGCGGCGGTCGCCGACAGCCTTGGCCTTGCCTGGAACTTCTATGTCTTCGCGGCCCTCAACCTGGCCGGCGCGGTGCTGGTCTATTTCACCATCCGGCGCGTGCAGCCGATGCGCGCCATGATGCCCGCGGCGTCGCCACTCGAAGCCACGATCGCGCATTGGCGGAATCCGCGGCTGCGCGCCGCCTTCGGCATCGGCTTCTGCATCCTGTTCGCCTTCATCGGCACCTTCACATTCGTCAATTTCGTGCTGGTCCGGCCACCGTTGTCTCTCGGCATGATGGACCTCGGCCTCGTCTATTTCGTCTTCCTGCCGTCGGTCGTCACGACCTTGCTGGCCGGCAAGGTGGCGTCGCGTCTCGGCACGCGGCCGACGATCTGGGGCTCGCTCGTTGTCGCCGGGCTGGGTCTGCCGCTGATGCTGGCGCCGCATCTCGGCGAAGTCCTCACCGGAATGGTCCTGGTCGGTGTTGGCACCTTCTTCGCGCAGGCTGCCGCGACCGGCTTCGTCGGACAGGCGGCGACCGGCAGCCGCGGTGTCGCCAGCGGGGCCTATCTCGCCTGCTACTTCTGCGGCGGGCTGGTCGGAACGGCCGTGCTCGGGCGCCTGTTCGACAGCTTCGGCTGGCACGCCTGTGTCGCCGGCGTCGGCATCGCCCTTGCCGCGGCGGCTCTGCTCACCTTCAGCTTGAAGCGCTAG
- the ccoS gene encoding cbb3-type cytochrome oxidase assembly protein CcoS, with translation MEILVILVPLALMLGGAGLVAFLWSLRSGQYDDLDGAAWRAIADDEPPQDAPVKR, from the coding sequence ATGGAGATCCTGGTGATCCTGGTGCCGCTGGCGCTGATGCTCGGAGGTGCGGGTCTCGTCGCCTTCCTCTGGTCGCTTCGCAGCGGCCAATATGACGATCTCGACGGCGCGGCCTGGCGCGCCATCGCCGACGACGAGCCGCCGCAGGACGCCCCGGTCAAGCGCTAG
- a CDS encoding cation-translocating P-type ATPase, translating into MQVTRDFSHYVRAAGEGIKHIDLAVEGVHCAGCMAKIERGLSAIPDVTLARVNLTDRRVALEWKQGTLDPARFIDRLEELGYKAYPYETESAEATEVAESRFLLRCLGVAAFATMNVMMLSIPVWSGNVSDMLPEQRDFFHWLSALIALPAAAYAGQPFFRSAWRALSAKTTNMDVPISIGVCLALGMSVVETIHHAEHAYFDAAIMLLTFLLVGRFLDQNMRRRTRAVAGNLAALKAETAAKFVGPDEISQVPVAAIHPGDIVLLRPGERCAVDGTVIEGRSEIDQSLITGETLYVTAEQGTAVYAGSMNISGTLRVRVSAASEATLLAEITRLLDNALQARSRYMRLADRASRLYAPVVHATALITILGWVIAGAGWHDAIVTGVAVLIITCPCALGLAIPTVQTVASGAMFKAGVLLNSGDAIERLAEADHVIFDKTGTLTLPDLEVMNAADIPADIFELAGCLALSSHHPVAAAVALAAGARSPIVGAVEEAGQGVRAVVDGVELRLGRPSFCRAEALVGSATLDPEASIVAFSKGNERFILSVRQGLRPDAQAVIAALKARNIGIEILSGDREPAVIAAAHALGITEWRAGVTPADKIARIEELKRRGAKVLMVGDGMNDAPSLAAAHVSMSPISAAHLSQATADLVFLGRPLAPVVAAIDSARKALYLMRQNLWLAIGYNVLAVPVAISGVVTPLIAAAAMSGSSILVMLNSLRARNASREIV; encoded by the coding sequence ATGCAGGTCACGCGGGATTTTTCGCATTACGTCCGGGCCGCGGGCGAGGGTATCAAGCATATCGATCTCGCCGTCGAGGGCGTTCACTGCGCGGGCTGCATGGCCAAGATCGAGCGCGGACTGTCGGCCATCCCCGACGTCACGCTGGCGCGCGTGAATCTCACCGACCGCCGCGTCGCGCTGGAGTGGAAGCAAGGCACGCTCGATCCGGCCCGCTTCATCGACCGGCTCGAAGAGCTCGGCTACAAGGCCTATCCTTACGAGACCGAAAGCGCAGAAGCGACGGAAGTTGCGGAATCCCGCTTCCTGCTGCGCTGCCTCGGCGTCGCCGCGTTCGCCACCATGAACGTGATGATGCTGTCGATCCCGGTGTGGTCCGGCAATGTCTCGGACATGCTGCCGGAGCAGCGCGACTTCTTCCACTGGCTGTCGGCGCTGATCGCGCTGCCGGCGGCGGCCTATGCCGGCCAGCCGTTCTTCCGCTCGGCCTGGCGCGCGCTGTCGGCCAAGACCACCAACATGGACGTGCCGATCTCGATCGGCGTGTGCCTGGCGCTCGGCATGTCCGTGGTCGAGACCATCCATCACGCCGAGCACGCTTATTTCGACGCGGCGATCATGCTGCTGACCTTCCTGCTGGTCGGCCGCTTCCTCGACCAGAACATGCGGCGGCGGACCCGCGCGGTCGCCGGCAATCTCGCCGCGCTGAAGGCGGAGACGGCGGCCAAGTTCGTCGGGCCCGACGAGATTTCGCAGGTCCCGGTCGCGGCGATTCATCCCGGCGACATCGTGCTGCTGCGGCCCGGCGAGCGTTGCGCCGTCGACGGCACGGTGATCGAGGGGCGTTCCGAGATCGACCAGAGCCTGATCACCGGCGAGACGCTCTATGTCACGGCGGAGCAGGGCACGGCGGTCTATGCGGGCTCCATGAACATCTCCGGCACCCTACGGGTGCGGGTCTCGGCGGCGTCGGAGGCGACGCTGCTCGCCGAGATCACGCGGCTGCTCGACAACGCGCTGCAAGCGCGCTCGCGCTACATGCGGCTCGCCGATCGCGCCTCGCGGCTCTATGCGCCGGTGGTGCATGCGACGGCGCTGATCACCATTTTGGGCTGGGTCATTGCGGGTGCCGGCTGGCACGATGCGATCGTGACCGGCGTGGCCGTGCTGATCATCACTTGTCCCTGCGCGCTCGGGCTCGCGATCCCGACCGTGCAGACGGTGGCCTCGGGCGCGATGTTCAAAGCGGGCGTGCTGCTCAATTCAGGCGACGCCATCGAGCGGCTAGCCGAAGCCGACCACGTCATCTTCGACAAGACCGGCACGCTGACGCTGCCCGATCTCGAGGTGATGAACGCGGCTGACATTCCCGCCGACATCTTCGAGCTCGCCGGCTGCCTCGCGCTGTCGAGCCATCATCCGGTCGCCGCCGCCGTTGCGCTGGCCGCGGGTGCAAGGTCGCCGATCGTTGGTGCGGTCGAGGAGGCCGGGCAGGGCGTGCGCGCTGTGGTGGACGGTGTCGAGCTTCGCCTTGGCCGTCCGTCCTTTTGCCGCGCCGAGGCGCTGGTCGGCAGCGCCACGCTCGACCCTGAGGCCTCCATCGTTGCTTTCAGCAAGGGCAACGAAAGGTTCATTCTGTCGGTGCGCCAGGGTCTGCGGCCGGACGCGCAGGCCGTGATCGCGGCGCTGAAGGCGCGCAATATCGGCATCGAGATTCTCTCCGGCGACCGCGAGCCCGCGGTGATCGCGGCGGCCCATGCGCTGGGCATCACCGAATGGCGCGCCGGCGTCACGCCGGCCGACAAGATCGCGCGGATCGAGGAGCTGAAGCGGCGCGGTGCCAAGGTGCTGATGGTCGGCGACGGCATGAACGACGCGCCCTCGCTGGCCGCTGCCCACGTCTCGATGTCGCCGATCTCGGCCGCGCATCTCAGCCAGGCGACCGCCGATCTCGTCTTCCTCGGCCGGCCGCTCGCGCCTGTCGTCGCCGCGATCGACTCGGCGCGCAAGGCGCTGTACCTGATGCGGCAGAACCTCTGGCTGGCGATCGGCTATAACGTCCTCGCCGTGCCGGTGGCGATCAGCGGCGTGGTGACGCCCCTGATTGCGGCCGCGGCCATGAGCGGGTCGTCGATCCTGGTGATGCTGAACTCGCTGCGCGCGCGCAATGCGTCACGGGAGATCGTGTGA
- a CDS encoding FixH family protein has product MAAKPLTGTKVFLMLVAFFGLVIGVNVTMMKLAIATLPGTDVDSPYAAGLTYDREISAAQDQAARKWQVSAHIERRADGAATLQVDARDAKGQPMSGLKFGGRLERPTDKREDLQVELSEAGIGIYRGNAASVAPGQWDLVIEGEARGTRVFMSRNRVILN; this is encoded by the coding sequence ATGGCCGCCAAGCCGCTGACCGGAACGAAAGTGTTCCTGATGCTGGTCGCCTTCTTCGGGCTCGTGATCGGCGTCAACGTAACCATGATGAAGCTTGCGATTGCAACGCTGCCCGGCACCGACGTCGACAGCCCCTATGCCGCGGGCCTCACCTATGACCGCGAGATCTCGGCGGCGCAGGACCAGGCCGCGCGCAAATGGCAGGTTAGCGCCCATATCGAGCGCCGCGCCGATGGTGCGGCTACGCTTCAGGTCGACGCGCGCGACGCAAAAGGCCAGCCGATGAGCGGGTTGAAATTCGGCGGCCGCCTGGAGCGGCCGACCGACAAGCGCGAGGATCTCCAGGTCGAGCTCTCGGAGGCCGGCATCGGCATCTATCGCGGCAATGCAGCCTCCGTCGCGCCGGGCCAGTGGGATCTCGTGATCGAAGGCGAGGCGCGGGGGACACGCGTGTTCATGTCGCGCAATCGCGTGATCCTGAACTGA
- the ccoG gene encoding cytochrome c oxidase accessory protein CcoG produces MNKTVNPNDLTSNDDDGPLYVAQKKVYPQSVSGTFRRIKWGLMAFCLGVYYFLPFVRWNRGIGAPSQAVLIDLPNSRFYFFFIELWPQEVYYFTGLLIVAAVALFLMNSVGGRIWCGYLCPQTVWTDLFYAVERLVEGDRRERMKKDKSSDPMKLERISEIVLKHSIWLLIAWWTGGAWVLYFNDAPTLVKELVTFQAPMIAYIWIGILTATTYVLAGFMREQVCTYMCPWPRIQAALTDEWALNVTYRYDRGEKRTSVKKAIELRALGQHVGDCVDCYQCVAVCPTGIDIRNGPQLECIQCGLCIDACDNVMTKIGRPKRLIGYDNDINIQRRQEGKAPVYRIVRARTVAYSAIIAAVGGIMIYTLATRSLLDVNVLHDRNPVAVRLSDGSIRNAYTVRLLNKSGYDRVIAIDANGPANLTTHVVGIDSVTPDRPMIVIPRDSTSELRLLVTAPAESNPEKSIPVRFLVTDIGLGEVATATDNFVAP; encoded by the coding sequence ATGAACAAGACCGTGAACCCGAACGACCTCACATCGAACGATGACGACGGGCCGCTCTACGTAGCCCAGAAGAAGGTGTATCCCCAGAGCGTCTCCGGTACGTTCCGCCGGATCAAATGGGGCCTGATGGCGTTCTGCCTCGGCGTCTACTACTTCCTGCCGTTCGTGCGCTGGAACCGCGGCATCGGCGCCCCCAGCCAGGCGGTGCTGATCGATCTTCCCAACAGCCGATTCTACTTCTTCTTCATCGAGCTGTGGCCGCAGGAGGTCTACTACTTCACCGGCCTGTTGATCGTCGCCGCCGTCGCGCTGTTCCTGATGAACTCGGTCGGCGGCCGCATCTGGTGCGGCTATCTGTGCCCGCAGACGGTGTGGACCGATCTGTTCTACGCCGTCGAGCGGCTGGTCGAGGGCGACCGGCGCGAGCGGATGAAGAAGGACAAGTCGTCCGATCCGATGAAGCTGGAGCGCATCTCCGAGATCGTGCTCAAGCATTCGATCTGGCTCCTGATCGCCTGGTGGACCGGCGGCGCCTGGGTGCTCTATTTCAACGACGCGCCGACGCTGGTGAAGGAGCTGGTCACCTTCCAGGCGCCGATGATCGCCTATATCTGGATCGGAATCCTGACGGCGACGACCTATGTCCTCGCCGGCTTCATGCGCGAACAGGTCTGCACCTATATGTGCCCGTGGCCGCGCATCCAGGCGGCGCTCACCGACGAATGGGCGCTCAACGTCACCTACCGCTACGACCGCGGCGAGAAGCGCACCTCGGTGAAGAAGGCGATCGAGCTGCGCGCGCTCGGGCAGCATGTCGGCGACTGCGTCGACTGCTATCAATGCGTCGCGGTCTGCCCGACCGGCATCGACATCCGCAACGGACCGCAGCTCGAATGCATCCAGTGCGGGCTCTGCATCGATGCCTGCGACAACGTGATGACCAAGATCGGCCGGCCGAAGCGGCTGATCGGCTACGACAACGACATCAACATCCAGCGCCGCCAGGAAGGCAAGGCGCCGGTGTACCGCATCGTCCGGGCCCGCACCGTCGCCTACAGTGCGATCATCGCGGCGGTCGGCGGCATCATGATCTACACGCTCGCGACCCGCAGCCTGCTCGACGTCAACGTGCTGCACGACCGCAATCCGGTCGCGGTCAGGCTCAGCGACGGCTCGATCCGCAACGCCTATACGGTGCGGCTGCTCAACAAGAGCGGCTATGACCGTGTCATCGCGATCGACGCCAACGGGCCGGCCAATCTGACCACGCATGTGGTCGGCATCGATTCCGTGACGCCTGATAGGCCGATGATCGTGATCCCGCGCGACTCCACCAGCGAGCTGCGCCTGCTCGTCACCGCGCCGGCGGAGAGCAATCCGGAGAAGTCGATCCCGGTCCGCTTCCTCGTCACCGACATCGGCCTTGGCGAGGTCGCCACCGCCACCGACAATTTCGTCGCGCCGTAA
- the ccoP gene encoding cytochrome-c oxidase, cbb3-type subunit III yields the protein MTDHHGDIDSVTGKSTTGHEWDGIKELNTPLPRWWVISFYLTIVWAIGYWIVYPAWPLISSNTTGLFGYSSRADVAVELANLEKVRGDKMAALGAASLADIEKDPALLALARAKGKTVFGDNCAPCHGSGGAGAKGFPNLNDDDWLWGGTLDQIMQTIRFGARSGHAKAHEGQMLAFGKDGVLKGDEIVTVANYVRSLSGLSTRKDFDAAKGEKIFAENCVACHGDGGKGNPEMGAPNLTDMIWLYGSDEASLIETISQGRAGVMPAWEGRLDPATIKAMAVYVHSLGGGK from the coding sequence ATGACCGATCATCATGGCGACATCGATTCCGTCACCGGCAAGTCCACGACCGGACATGAATGGGACGGCATCAAGGAGCTCAACACGCCGCTGCCGCGCTGGTGGGTGATCTCATTCTACCTCACCATCGTCTGGGCGATCGGCTACTGGATCGTCTATCCGGCCTGGCCGCTGATCTCCAGCAACACCACGGGGCTGTTCGGCTATTCCTCGCGCGCCGACGTTGCGGTCGAGCTCGCCAATCTCGAGAAGGTCCGGGGTGACAAGATGGCGGCGCTGGGCGCGGCTTCGCTCGCCGACATCGAGAAGGACCCGGCCTTGCTGGCGCTGGCGCGGGCCAAGGGCAAGACCGTGTTCGGCGACAATTGCGCGCCATGCCACGGCTCAGGCGGCGCCGGCGCAAAGGGCTTTCCGAATCTCAACGACGACGACTGGCTGTGGGGCGGCACGCTCGACCAGATCATGCAGACCATCCGGTTCGGCGCGCGTTCCGGCCATGCCAAGGCGCATGAGGGGCAGATGCTCGCGTTCGGCAAGGACGGCGTGCTGAAGGGCGACGAGATCGTCACGGTGGCCAATTACGTGCGCTCGCTGTCGGGCCTCTCGACCCGGAAGGACTTTGATGCCGCCAAAGGGGAGAAGATCTTCGCAGAGAACTGCGTTGCCTGCCACGGTGACGGCGGCAAGGGCAACCCGGAGATGGGCGCCCCGAACCTGACCGACATGATCTGGCTCTACGGCTCGGACGAGGCGAGCCTGATCGAGACCATCAGCCAGGGCCGCGCCGGCGTGATGCCGGCCTGGGAAGGGCGGCTCGATCCCGCCACCATCAAGGCGATGGCGGTCTATGTCCACTCGCTGGGCGGTGGAAAATAG